The following are encoded together in the Vibrio splendidus genome:
- a CDS encoding ORC-CDC6 family AAA ATPase — protein MNNYIPSINESINAKNTSIRDLCSGFIVNEYYERLASSSNTILVGPRGSGKTTLMRMLEVRSLEHWDSEEASLFRSKVSFSGVFIPTDRLWKKQYDNAKRNVSNHEDSLVLSSQFIYHILEQLIQTVSFRTSRTVKLEHNFRHAVLEKQDEAELVSCLAAQWHVKPHINSLKGLIVSIALKKSEVSNYINETNLKSTKQEIPKVVQGEISQVLSTSITIINTYLNENGEKWTFLFDELELAPDEIIQPLIDCMRGGHQDIILKLALSPYHKGINITNSPESSMKNQDLSYIDLTDMSEKEGLKFAKSLCTTMLINKGIFSNIESCFISPEDINIDQVFQDLYQKDPSFCQYLESKGFIGVNYSDAEKITQSQFRKVKFITYLRELRRSESGKKKARRRPADYYAGFENICRSTEFNPRMLIGIMNMFIPIIKDRQRVTISEQISALQSYFESFRSLLSTIAVDSSDGKINNIYDLVDKIALYFNNEIYGDKFNSQPKGVIVLNKDTPPELAEAIGLALNAGAMISTQNSDSKGGNLTDESISSCRISYLFSHNYGLLLTQQDPISLNRIINSDAIRVVRTSTYTDDRQFRLNI, from the coding sequence ATGAATAACTACATCCCTAGTATTAATGAATCTATAAATGCAAAAAACACGTCAATACGAGACCTATGCTCAGGCTTTATCGTAAATGAGTACTATGAGAGATTAGCGTCTTCTTCAAATACTATTCTCGTTGGACCTAGGGGCAGCGGTAAGACAACGTTGATGAGAATGTTAGAGGTTCGTTCTTTAGAACATTGGGATTCAGAAGAAGCTAGTCTATTTAGAAGTAAAGTTAGTTTTTCAGGTGTGTTTATACCTACAGACCGCCTTTGGAAAAAACAATATGATAATGCTAAACGTAATGTAAGTAATCATGAAGACTCTTTAGTTTTAAGCTCTCAATTTATATATCACATTCTTGAACAGCTAATTCAAACCGTAAGTTTCAGAACATCTAGAACTGTGAAATTAGAACATAATTTTAGGCATGCTGTATTAGAAAAGCAAGATGAAGCCGAATTAGTAAGTTGTTTAGCAGCGCAGTGGCATGTGAAACCGCATATAAACTCTCTCAAAGGTCTAATTGTAAGCATTGCTTTAAAGAAAAGTGAAGTATCCAATTATATCAACGAGACAAATTTAAAAAGTACAAAGCAGGAAATACCAAAGGTTGTACAAGGTGAAATTAGCCAAGTACTTAGCACTTCCATAACCATAATAAATACATACTTAAATGAAAATGGAGAAAAATGGACTTTCCTATTTGATGAATTAGAATTAGCACCAGATGAAATAATACAACCGTTAATAGACTGTATGCGTGGTGGGCACCAAGATATCATATTGAAGTTAGCATTATCTCCCTACCACAAGGGGATTAATATCACCAACAGTCCAGAAAGCTCTATGAAAAACCAAGACCTAAGCTATATTGATCTTACCGATATGTCTGAAAAAGAAGGGTTAAAATTCGCAAAATCTCTTTGTACTACGATGTTAATAAATAAAGGTATCTTTTCCAACATTGAATCTTGCTTTATATCTCCAGAAGATATTAACATTGACCAAGTGTTCCAAGATTTATATCAAAAAGACCCTAGCTTCTGTCAATATCTAGAGTCAAAAGGTTTTATCGGTGTAAATTATTCTGATGCTGAAAAAATCACACAATCACAATTTAGAAAAGTAAAGTTCATAACCTATTTAAGAGAACTAAGACGAAGTGAGAGTGGTAAGAAAAAGGCACGTAGAAGACCTGCAGATTACTATGCAGGCTTTGAAAACATTTGTAGGTCAACTGAATTCAACCCGAGAATGCTTATAGGAATAATGAATATGTTTATCCCTATAATAAAAGATAGACAAAGAGTAACTATTTCTGAACAGATATCAGCTCTTCAGAGTTACTTTGAGTCGTTCAGATCCTTATTAAGCACTATTGCAGTGGATTCCTCTGATGGTAAAATTAATAATATCTATGACTTAGTTGATAAAATAGCTTTATATTTCAACAATGAAATCTACGGTGACAAGTTTAATTCTCAGCCAAAAGGTGTAATAGTTTTAAATAAAGACACACCACCTGAACTTGCTGAAGCAATAGGGTTGGCTTTAAATGCTGGAGCAATGATATCCACCCAGAATAGCGATTCTAAAGGTGGTAATCTTACCGACGAAAGTATCAGTTCATGCCGGATATCTTATCTTTTTTCACATAATTATGGATTGTTGTTAACTCAACAAGATCCTATATCTTTAAATAGAATAATTAACAGCGATGCTATACGTGTTGTAAGAACTTCAACATACACAGATGATAGACAGTTTAGGTTGAATATATAA
- a CDS encoding metallophosphoesterase family protein encodes MTTVNILVISDLHAGITQDSVSDTKLILRDQHNVFGDKLIDYIKGLDEKIDYLVCAGDIANQGCKDSFQAGWEYVNKMAQELSISDILCVPGNHDHQSRPPEDNKYGFSPKHELQFITPPFPFSCYHKNTHFWAWNWELTSTEKCNVLSINSSAYHGYGSEYKHGRVALEVTDQIKQKLTSSAVSRKPFNVLLTHHHPKKMDFVDLESDSQAMEGAEYLLRALENADLGPWLIIHGHKHYAQIGYANSQIQGSQLVLSAGSLSAVLYETIENRTSNQFYVLSIEPEKSEYLGKVVGKFKTYEANKLQEWQPSKSNNLPANGGFGSIYTPDQVVNDLKAQISKENPFLEGVELSQFKEKIEHFTPDEISRLNARLHSNKFSVVRCQDNHIIEVGLGNE; translated from the coding sequence ATGACAACAGTCAACATACTTGTAATTTCCGATTTACATGCGGGGATTACTCAGGATTCCGTATCCGACACAAAACTTATCCTGCGAGACCAACATAACGTTTTTGGGGATAAGCTAATTGATTACATCAAAGGCTTAGATGAAAAGATCGACTATCTTGTTTGCGCTGGTGATATTGCAAACCAAGGATGCAAAGACTCATTCCAAGCAGGATGGGAATATGTGAACAAAATGGCGCAAGAATTATCTATTTCAGACATTTTGTGTGTTCCGGGGAATCATGATCATCAGTCACGCCCCCCAGAAGATAATAAATATGGTTTCTCTCCCAAACATGAACTCCAATTTATAACCCCACCATTTCCTTTTAGCTGTTATCACAAAAACACACATTTCTGGGCGTGGAATTGGGAATTAACATCAACTGAAAAATGTAACGTGTTGAGTATAAATAGTAGTGCATATCATGGATATGGTAGTGAGTATAAACACGGTAGAGTTGCTCTTGAAGTTACAGATCAAATAAAACAAAAACTCACATCATCGGCAGTGAGCCGCAAGCCATTTAATGTATTACTCACTCATCATCACCCGAAGAAAATGGATTTTGTGGATCTAGAAAGTGATAGCCAAGCAATGGAAGGCGCAGAATATCTACTGAGAGCATTAGAGAACGCAGATCTCGGACCTTGGCTAATTATTCATGGCCATAAGCATTACGCTCAAATCGGTTATGCAAATTCACAGATACAAGGTTCTCAATTAGTACTTTCTGCTGGAAGCCTTTCTGCTGTTTTGTATGAAACTATAGAAAATAGAACATCGAATCAGTTCTACGTTTTATCTATAGAACCTGAAAAGAGCGAATACCTTGGCAAGGTAGTTGGAAAGTTTAAAACTTATGAAGCAAATAAACTACAAGAGTGGCAACCGTCGAAGTCAAATAATCTTCCTGCAAATGGTGGGTTTGGCTCGATATATACTCCAGATCAAGTTGTAAACGACTTGAAGGCACAAATTAGCAAAGAGAACCCATTTCTAGAAGGGGTAGAACTCAGCCAGTTCAAAGAAAAAATCGAGCATTTTACACCTGATGAGATTTCTCGGCTGAATGCTAGATTACACTCTAACAAGTTCAGTGTCGTTAGGTGTCAAGATAATCATATTATTGAGGTTGGTTTAGGTAATGAATAA
- a CDS encoding alpha/beta fold hydrolase encodes MKRLILNITLLVFMALGSMNAMAHDSTVRYGITISHDGEQIAYGKSGSGDTALIFIHGWSLDSRLWQNQVSEFSKQYQVITMDLAGHGNSSFNREEYTMVAFAEDIKAVIKKEQLESVILVGHSMAGGVIAEAAKMMPKRVKGIIGVDTSQNVALAVSQSDLDAMTKPFEADFQAGITMFVKDSLPKDVDADLLYWVTQDMASAPPAIAINQFRHYLGQYVTGEAHRVYENVNVPVILVNARLWPTDSEANKKHIKDYSIYYIEGSGHFPMLEQPQQFNATLMKAVKSVK; translated from the coding sequence ATGAAACGTTTAATTCTAAACATCACACTCTTGGTATTCATGGCGCTTGGCAGCATGAATGCCATGGCTCATGATTCAACGGTTAGGTACGGTATTACGATATCTCACGATGGTGAGCAAATTGCGTATGGTAAAAGTGGGAGTGGGGATACAGCACTGATCTTCATTCACGGTTGGAGCTTAGACAGTAGGCTTTGGCAAAACCAAGTGAGCGAGTTTTCAAAGCAGTACCAAGTGATCACCATGGACTTAGCAGGGCACGGTAACTCATCGTTTAATCGTGAAGAGTACACCATGGTTGCATTCGCTGAAGACATCAAAGCCGTCATCAAGAAAGAGCAACTCGAATCCGTCATCTTAGTCGGCCATTCCATGGCGGGCGGTGTTATTGCAGAAGCCGCTAAAATGATGCCGAAAAGAGTGAAGGGCATTATTGGTGTCGACACGTCGCAAAACGTCGCTCTAGCGGTTTCACAAAGCGACCTAGATGCAATGACCAAACCTTTTGAAGCAGACTTTCAAGCGGGCATTACTATGTTCGTGAAAGACTCGCTACCAAAAGACGTAGACGCGGATTTACTTTACTGGGTAACGCAAGACATGGCCTCAGCACCGCCAGCTATCGCGATAAACCAGTTCCGCCATTATCTAGGTCAATACGTGACAGGCGAAGCACACCGCGTGTATGAGAACGTGAATGTGCCAGTAATATTGGTCAACGCTCGCCTATGGCCAACGGATTCAGAAGCGAACAAGAAACACATTAAGGATTACAGCATTTACTACATTGAAGGTTCAGGCCATTTCCCTATGTTAGAGCAACCACAGCAATTCAACGCAACGTTGATGAAAGCGGTTAAGTCAGTGAAGTAG